The following coding sequences are from one Geothrix sp. window:
- a CDS encoding aminoacyl-tRNA deacylase — MSKAPSTNATRILKQAGLAYTEHLYRYEDKGGTAVSARELGVPEHAVIKTLVMEDEKGAPLIILMHGDREVSTKELARQIGARSVQPCKPEVANRHSGYLVGGTSPLGLKKAMPVHAEATIFELDRIYLNGGSRGFLVGLEPKDLERVLSLRRVHVALT, encoded by the coding sequence ATGTCGAAAGCGCCCTCCACCAACGCCACCCGGATCCTGAAGCAGGCCGGCCTCGCCTATACGGAGCACCTCTACCGTTACGAGGACAAGGGCGGCACGGCCGTGAGTGCCCGGGAACTGGGCGTGCCGGAACACGCCGTCATCAAGACGCTGGTGATGGAGGATGAAAAGGGGGCGCCGCTGATCATCCTCATGCACGGCGACCGCGAGGTGAGCACCAAGGAGCTGGCCCGCCAGATCGGCGCCAGGAGCGTGCAGCCCTGCAAGCCCGAGGTCGCGAACCGGCACAGCGGCTACCTGGTCGGCGGCACCAGCCCCCTCGGCCTGAAGAAGGCCATGCCCGTCCATGCCGAGGCCACCATCTTCGAGCTCGACCGCATCTACCTCAACGGCGGCAGCCGGGGGTTTCTGGTGGGGCTGGAGCCAAAGGACCTGGAGCGTGTGTTGAGTCTGAGGCGAGTTCACGTGGCACTTACTTGA
- a CDS encoding S41 family peptidase codes for MFATDRLEVLFQPGDSMFRLVQVLGLTLTLPLVAQAPEPAKPRLPEGIQNGTFQKDAVGQPPSDWFVPKVSRELGFKAETSEDAQLPGRRCAKLVFTGGNKPTWRDFGNLMQSIDAKPYRGKRIRLKTQLRLGALDPDRPSPIQMWFRVDRVGQKMGFFDNMDSRPVLAAAWTPAEIIGDVAQDAEALALGVMLPHGGLQAWIGPVTLEILGDTPILRAEGPKVLSPRGMENLGALAVVLNRVRYFHPSDEAAKADWNRLASEGVKAVEGAATPKALALRLQRFFAPLAPGARFMVGGKAPVAAPVPADAVLAVRWNHLGLGQNNANIYKSLREYAPITDWKSKGWRDPASPETVQLAGGVQAVLPTVCVANEAKHTLPRTAPVVDSLPAGLPEPTTGFFSTADDRATRLGDVILAWGVFQHFYPYFDVVKTDWPRELTKALHAAALDKDASAFTHTLKRMTATLKDGHVWVSASDQDDPSVPALGLVVIDGLPVIRSAEGTAKHLPLGSRILSVDGEPSGKRLARMKEEISAAGEGWMNHRLASEFLAGETGTRVRLTYVTATGFPGQATVVRDAKYWLLENGQPATKVGELRPGIWYLDLNRISEKEFEAALPNLAQAKGVVFDLRGYPKMGPAFLQHLTDKPLESARWNKPQITQPDGKGWTWDSSGRWNLEPLAPRIQGKVAFLTGGGAISYAESCLGIVEAYKLAEIVGEPTAGTNGNVNPFSLPGGFTISWTGMKVLKHDGSTHHGVGIQPTLPVRPTVQGLAQGRDEVLEKGLEQVSR; via the coding sequence GTGTTCGCGACGGATCGGCTTGAGGTTCTGTTCCAGCCAGGAGACAGCATGTTCAGACTCGTTCAGGTGCTTGGACTCACGCTCACCTTGCCCCTCGTCGCGCAAGCGCCAGAGCCCGCCAAGCCTCGACTTCCCGAAGGGATCCAGAACGGGACCTTCCAAAAGGATGCGGTCGGACAGCCTCCTTCTGATTGGTTTGTGCCCAAGGTAAGTCGGGAGCTCGGATTCAAAGCGGAGACTTCAGAAGATGCTCAACTGCCCGGGAGGCGATGCGCCAAGCTCGTTTTCACGGGTGGAAACAAGCCCACCTGGCGTGATTTTGGGAATCTCATGCAATCGATTGATGCCAAGCCCTACCGAGGCAAACGCATCCGATTGAAGACCCAGCTCCGCCTGGGGGCGCTCGATCCCGATAGGCCGAGTCCAATCCAGATGTGGTTCCGAGTGGACCGGGTGGGCCAGAAGATGGGCTTCTTCGACAACATGGACAGCCGGCCGGTGCTTGCTGCGGCGTGGACACCTGCGGAGATCATTGGTGATGTGGCCCAAGATGCCGAGGCGCTAGCCCTGGGAGTCATGCTTCCACACGGGGGCCTGCAGGCCTGGATTGGCCCCGTGACCCTTGAGATCCTGGGTGATACACCCATTTTGAGGGCGGAAGGACCGAAGGTGCTCTCTCCTCGGGGAATGGAGAACCTGGGAGCCCTGGCGGTCGTCCTGAACCGGGTGCGCTACTTCCACCCCAGCGACGAAGCGGCCAAGGCGGACTGGAATCGTCTGGCCTCCGAGGGGGTGAAGGCCGTGGAAGGGGCTGCCACCCCCAAGGCGTTGGCGTTGCGGCTCCAGCGTTTCTTTGCGCCCCTGGCTCCGGGCGCCCGGTTCATGGTGGGGGGGAAGGCCCCGGTGGCTGCCCCCGTCCCTGCAGACGCGGTGTTGGCGGTGCGCTGGAACCATTTGGGGCTGGGGCAGAACAACGCGAACATCTACAAGAGCCTCCGGGAATACGCGCCCATCACCGACTGGAAGTCCAAGGGCTGGCGGGATCCAGCCTCACCCGAAACCGTGCAGCTGGCGGGGGGCGTCCAAGCCGTCCTCCCCACCGTTTGTGTTGCGAACGAAGCCAAACACACCCTGCCCAGGACCGCCCCCGTGGTGGATTCTCTGCCTGCGGGCCTGCCTGAACCCACTACCGGGTTCTTCAGCACGGCGGATGATCGCGCCACGCGCCTCGGAGACGTCATCCTGGCCTGGGGCGTGTTCCAGCACTTCTATCCCTATTTCGACGTGGTGAAAACGGACTGGCCGCGGGAACTGACCAAGGCGCTGCATGCCGCGGCCTTGGACAAGGATGCCAGCGCGTTCACCCACACCTTGAAGCGGATGACCGCGACGCTGAAGGATGGTCATGTCTGGGTGTCTGCCTCCGACCAAGACGATCCTTCCGTCCCGGCGCTCGGCTTGGTGGTCATCGACGGCCTTCCCGTGATCCGGTCCGCTGAAGGAACCGCGAAACACCTGCCCCTGGGAAGCCGCATCCTGTCCGTAGATGGCGAACCTTCAGGAAAACGGCTTGCGCGGATGAAGGAGGAAATCTCTGCCGCTGGTGAGGGCTGGATGAACCATCGCCTCGCAAGTGAATTCCTCGCTGGCGAAACGGGAACCCGAGTGAGACTGACCTATGTCACCGCCACAGGGTTCCCCGGCCAGGCGACCGTGGTGCGGGATGCGAAGTATTGGCTTCTGGAGAATGGACAACCCGCAACCAAGGTGGGGGAACTCAGGCCCGGCATCTGGTATCTCGATCTGAATCGAATTTCGGAGAAGGAATTCGAGGCGGCGCTACCCAACCTGGCGCAGGCCAAGGGCGTGGTCTTCGACCTGCGGGGCTATCCGAAAATGGGGCCCGCGTTCCTTCAGCACCTGACCGACAAACCCCTGGAAAGCGCCCGTTGGAACAAGCCTCAGATCACCCAGCCCGACGGGAAGGGCTGGACCTGGGATTCCTCGGGTCGCTGGAATCTGGAACCACTGGCTCCCCGCATTCAGGGCAAGGTGGCCTTTCTCACGGGCGGCGGCGCCATCAGCTATGCCGAGTCCTGCCTGGGCATCGTCGAAGCGTACAAGCTGGCGGAGATTGTGGGGGAGCCCACGGCGGGCACGAATGGCAATGTAAATCCCTTCTCCCTGCCTGGTGGTTTCACCATTTCCTGGACCGGCATGAAAGTGCTGAAGCACGATGGGTCGACCCACCATGGGGTTGGCATCCAGCCCACCCTGCCCGTGCGGCCCACCGTCCAGGGGCTTGCTCAGGGAAGGGATGAGGTTCTGGAAAAGGGCCTCGAGCAGGTATCCAGGTAG
- a CDS encoding DinB family protein, with the protein MKMTVLSILLALPLAAQAPAPKAPVPAPAAEPAVGAAMDGTYQWVPMQFIGAAEAMPEDKFDWAPSQGEFKGVKTFAQQIKHVSAVNFAMGAMILGEKPPAEVGDMEMGPDSLKTKAEIVKYMKDSFAYARKAIQSITAQNGSRPIKNPFGQGPDFTAIGMATLLAFHGMDHYGQMVEYLRMNGIVPPASRPRPKS; encoded by the coding sequence ATGAAAATGACGGTTCTTTCCATCCTGCTCGCCCTGCCGCTGGCGGCCCAGGCCCCGGCACCCAAGGCCCCCGTGCCCGCCCCCGCCGCCGAGCCCGCCGTCGGCGCGGCCATGGACGGCACCTACCAGTGGGTGCCCATGCAGTTCATCGGCGCCGCCGAGGCCATGCCCGAGGACAAGTTCGACTGGGCCCCCAGCCAGGGCGAGTTCAAGGGGGTGAAGACCTTCGCCCAGCAGATCAAGCATGTCTCCGCCGTGAACTTCGCCATGGGCGCCATGATCCTGGGTGAGAAGCCCCCGGCGGAGGTGGGGGATATGGAGATGGGCCCCGACAGCCTCAAGACCAAGGCCGAGATCGTGAAGTACATGAAGGATTCCTTCGCCTACGCCCGGAAGGCCATCCAGAGCATCACGGCCCAGAACGGCAGCCGGCCCATCAAGAACCCCTTCGGCCAGGGGCCTGACTTCACGGCCATCGGCATGGCCACGCTTCTGGCCTTCCACGGCATGGACCACTATGGCCAGATGGTGGAGTACCTCCGCATGAACGGCATCGTGCCGCCCGCCAGCCGTCCGAGGCCCAAGTCCTGA
- a CDS encoding DUF5655 domain-containing protein, which translates to MAKTTHLAPYDVHPSVAYVQAILANFKTKTGHTLEEWVTLLRREQPADPKGWLKARGLGTNQAGFVLQRAGAAPGHAFDDSPEGYLAAAPGYVDTQYGGKKALLRPLFEQIVAHARGLGSDVKICPCETIVPFYRNHVFAEVKPFASRLDLGLALGDPAEVKDPGGRLKDTGGFAKKDRITHKLELASEADLKAALPWLKRAYEQDGA; encoded by the coding sequence ATGGCGAAAACCACCCACCTGGCCCCCTACGACGTCCACCCCAGCGTGGCCTATGTCCAGGCCATCCTCGCCAACTTCAAGACCAAGACCGGGCATACCCTGGAGGAGTGGGTGACCCTGCTTCGCCGTGAACAGCCGGCCGACCCCAAGGGCTGGCTGAAGGCCCGCGGCCTGGGCACCAACCAGGCGGGGTTCGTCCTGCAGCGGGCCGGGGCCGCCCCGGGCCATGCCTTCGACGACTCGCCGGAGGGCTACCTGGCCGCGGCACCGGGCTATGTCGATACGCAGTACGGCGGGAAGAAGGCCCTCCTGCGCCCCCTCTTCGAGCAGATCGTGGCCCACGCGCGCGGCCTGGGCTCCGACGTGAAGATCTGCCCCTGCGAGACCATCGTCCCCTTCTACCGGAACCACGTCTTCGCCGAGGTGAAGCCCTTCGCATCGCGGCTGGACCTGGGCCTCGCCCTGGGCGATCCCGCAGAGGTGAAAGACCCCGGCGGCCGGCTGAAGGACACCGGCGGCTTCGCCAAGAAGGACCGCATCACCCACAAGCTCGAACTCGCCTCGGAAGCGGATCTGAAGGCCGCGCTACCTTGGCTGAAACGGGCGTACGAGCAGGATGGGGCCTAG